One Athene noctua chromosome 28, bAthNoc1.hap1.1, whole genome shotgun sequence DNA window includes the following coding sequences:
- the NKX2-6 gene encoding homeobox protein Nkx-2.6, which translates to MLPTPFSVKDILNLERPGAAGGPRAIPGPRAARSPGGEDEPPAGKCFPAHPFEVDEKKADPCHHPKQRQRRKPRVLFSQAQVFELEQRFKQQKYLSAPEREHLANVLKLTSTQVKIWFQNRRYKCKRQRQDKSLELAAHPLPPRRVAVPVLVRDGKPCLGGSRPYPAPYSITASPYPYSSYYSAYGSSPYGASYGGGYSGVPPSTTSTSPAVNVSLGTASVAQHQPTGLQATVPAGSRAW; encoded by the exons ATGCTGCCCACCCCCTTCTCGGTGAAAGACATCCTCAACCTGGAGCGGCCGGGAGCTGCCGGGGGACCCCGCGCCATCCCCGGCCCCCgggctgcccgcagccccgggggggagGACGAGCCAC CTGCAGGAAAATGTTTCCCTGCCCACCCCTTTGAGGTGGACGAGAAGAAAGCCGACCCCTGCCACCACCCCAAGCAGCGACAGCGGCGAAAACCCCGGGTTTTATTCTCCCAAGCTCAAGTGTTTGAACTGGAGCAGCGATTTAAGCAACAGAAATACCTCTCGGCTCCGGAAAGGGAACACCTGGCCAACGTGCTCAAGCTCACCTCCACGCAGGTGAAAATCTGGTTCCAAAACCGGAGGTACAAGTGCAAGAGGCAACGGCAGGATAAATCCCTGGAGCTGGCTGCCCACCCGCTGCCCCCGCGGAGGGTGGCCGTGCCCGTGCTGGTCAGGGATGGCAAACCCTGTCTCGGGGGCTCCCGGCCTTACCCAGCCCCCTACAGCATCACCGCCAGCCCTTACCCCTATAGCTCCTACTACAGCGCCTACGGCAGCAGCCCGTACGGTGCGAGCTACGGCGGGGGGTACAGcggggtgccccccagcaccaccTCCACCAGCCCCGCCGTGAACGTGAGCCTGGGCACGGCCAGCGTGGCTCAGCACCAGCCCACGGGCCTGCAAGCCACCGTGCCAGCGGGCAGCAGGGCTTGGTAG